The following are from one region of the Hydrogenophaga sp. BPS33 genome:
- a CDS encoding ComEC/Rec2 family competence protein: MSNEMVLRICDVRHGACALIAPRTNGVEGRLAMIDSGCTEEWTPSKFIKNTLKRSRLDYLFITNADQDHMSDLNSLWEEGIHVATLTRNRKVSVEDLRRIKMAGGTSNDIERYLSIHGSYTSAVPEPFNEYMGGITVKSFSNAYPRFQDTNNLSLAVFITFRGFKILFPGDLEKAGWEAMFEQPAFLEELKDIDVLVASHHGRENGYYAPLFNVACPRLVVMSDKAIAHDTQRMAQTYRAEVISNHPDGLLVRSNMKRRRVLTTRRDGHIIFIVAENGSFTIDTEYH; the protein is encoded by the coding sequence ATGAGCAATGAAATGGTGCTTCGCATTTGCGATGTCCGACACGGAGCGTGTGCGTTGATTGCACCCCGTACTAACGGCGTCGAGGGAAGGCTGGCCATGATCGATTCTGGATGCACTGAAGAGTGGACTCCTAGCAAGTTCATCAAGAACACGTTGAAGCGAAGTCGCCTGGACTACCTGTTCATCACGAACGCCGACCAAGATCATATGAGTGACCTCAATTCGCTCTGGGAAGAGGGTATTCATGTTGCGACTTTGACCCGCAATCGCAAGGTATCGGTGGAGGATCTTCGCCGGATCAAGATGGCCGGCGGTACTAGCAACGACATTGAGCGGTACTTAAGCATTCATGGGAGTTATACCAGTGCTGTGCCTGAACCGTTTAACGAGTACATGGGCGGCATCACGGTGAAATCATTTTCGAATGCCTATCCTCGTTTTCAAGATACTAACAACTTAAGTTTGGCAGTTTTTATAACATTTCGAGGATTCAAAATTCTCTTTCCGGGTGACCTCGAAAAGGCGGGATGGGAGGCAATGTTCGAACAGCCGGCTTTCTTGGAGGAATTGAAAGATATTGATGTGCTTGTAGCGTCTCATCATGGGCGTGAAAATGGCTACTATGCACCTTTGTTCAATGTGGCATGTCCAAGATTAGTCGTAATGTCAGATAAGGCAATAGCTCACGACACTCAGCGAATGGCGCAGACATATCGCGCTGAAGTTATTTCTAATCACCCAGATGGATTATTGGTGCGGTCAAACATGAAAAGGCGCCGAGTGTTGACGACGCGGCGAGATGGGCATATTAT